The Ignisphaera sp. genome has a window encoding:
- a CDS encoding V-type ATP synthase subunit E family protein — MSVEELKRAVLEKAKIEAEHILKKAEEEAKNIIEEAQKKKLMLIEEKKKEIVAKLNPDARIAEAKYRARLILAEAKDSIIREVVIHVNSILNSLPQNIRFESIKRLIDESIQEVLNSVGKVNSITIRVSSKDIDFIDAIKRYVEESYNIRIEGIYTTNIIGGVIVECMNGEIIIDNSYEERLKKVLRNMMPQLAKIGL; from the coding sequence ATGAGTGTTGAAGAACTTAAAAGAGCTGTTTTAGAGAAAGCCAAGATAGAGGCGGAACATATTTTAAAGAAAGCTGAAGAAGAAGCGAAAAATATTATAGAGGAGGCTCAAAAGAAGAAGTTGATGCTCATTGAGGAAAAGAAGAAAGAGATAGTAGCTAAGCTAAATCCTGACGCTAGAATAGCAGAAGCCAAGTATAGGGCAAGACTTATTCTTGCTGAGGCAAAAGATTCTATAATTAGAGAGGTTGTAATTCATGTTAACAGTATTTTAAATTCTCTACCACAAAACATAAGATTTGAGTCAATAAAAAGACTTATTGATGAGTCTATACAAGAGGTTTTAAATTCAGTTGGCAAAGTAAATAGTATTACAATTAGAGTTTCGTCTAAAGACATAGACTTCATTGATGCAATTAAAAGATATGTTGAAGAATCTTATAATATAAGAATTGAAGGTATATATACAACAAATATTATTGGTGGTGTGATAGTAGAGTGCATGAATGGGGAAATAATCATTGATAATAGCTATGAGGAAAGATTGAAGAAGGTA
- a CDS encoding ATPase: MSSDILAFIGPGLAEGLASVGSTLGIYIAISAGIPVISEDPAQRGRIFALAFLPATQTLVYGFIYMLMSYSAFLPSLLKKYSSIPPHIAAAVFGISMFVGLVELYSAYAQGKVCADGAAQLIKTRGVIFGPTIILAAYEELFGILGMVFGIMFMSIITSW, encoded by the coding sequence ATGAGCAGTGATATACTTGCATTTATAGGTCCTGGGCTAGCAGAAGGGCTTGCATCTGTGGGCTCTACACTAGGAATTTACATAGCAATTTCAGCAGGGATTCCAGTAATAAGTGAGGATCCTGCTCAAAGAGGTAGGATATTTGCTCTAGCTTTTCTCCCTGCTACCCAAACACTAGTCTACGGTTTTATCTATATGCTGATGAGCTATAGCGCTTTCTTACCATCTCTACTCAAAAAGTACTCTTCAATACCACCTCATATTGCAGCAGCCGTATTTGGCATAAGCATGTTCGTTGGCTTAGTAGAACTCTATTCAGCATATGCGCAAGGAAAGGTTTGTGCAGATGGAGCGGCACAATTGATAAAAACGCGTGGAGTGATATTTGGCCCCACAATAATTTTGGCCGCGTATGAGGAGTTGTTTGGCATTCTTGGCATGGTTTTTGGCATAATGTTTATGTCTATTATTACCAGTTGGTAA
- a CDS encoding nucleotidyltransferase family protein, whose amino-acid sequence MQLATQENVVAVILAGGEGTRFRPYTEIVPKPMFPIGCEEKPLLEHIICWLHRFGIKEFVLLVGYKWKQIRNYFGDGSRHGVSIRYSLDDEGHRGTGGALLKAFKNGLFKDNTIIIWYGDIIAPINIYDLLSFHRNRKSDVTIVLADRYQVPVGVARVSDDDSVVELVEKPWLNLYVSIGVIVLESQILNNVEYSLGKSFDIMGDLVPWIIKRGHKVKAYIHRGVWYDVGSLERYVKINYDAIKQFLCE is encoded by the coding sequence ATGCAGCTGGCAACTCAGGAGAATGTCGTCGCTGTTATTTTGGCAGGTGGTGAGGGAACGAGGTTTAGGCCGTACACAGAAATTGTTCCCAAGCCGATGTTTCCCATTGGCTGTGAAGAAAAACCTCTTCTAGAGCATATAATTTGCTGGCTTCACAGGTTTGGCATAAAAGAGTTTGTTCTTCTTGTTGGATACAAGTGGAAGCAGATAAGAAACTATTTTGGCGATGGATCTAGACATGGAGTTTCGATTAGATATAGTCTAGATGATGAGGGGCATCGTGGGACTGGAGGTGCACTCTTAAAAGCATTCAAAAATGGTTTATTTAAGGATAACACGATTATTATTTGGTATGGAGATATAATAGCGCCTATTAACATCTACGACCTATTATCCTTTCACAGAAATAGAAAATCGGATGTCACCATAGTTCTTGCTGACAGATATCAAGTACCTGTTGGCGTCGCCAGGGTTAGTGATGATGACAGTGTTGTGGAGTTGGTTGAAAAGCCATGGCTAAACCTATATGTTTCAATAGGTGTGATTGTGTTGGAATCTCAGATACTGAATAATGTTGAATATTCTTTGGGAAAGTCATTTGATATAATGGGTGATCTAGTGCCATGGATTATTAAGAGGGGACATAAGGTGAAGGCCTATATTCACAGAGGTGTTTGGTATGATGTTGGAAGTCTGGAGAGATATGTTAAGATAAATTATGATGCTATAAAACAGTTTCTATGTGAGTAA
- a CDS encoding 4Fe-4S cluster-binding domain-containing protein, which produces MGSVYRVEGNDIIGYWYKELSKGCRLCMKGLKIVIFVTGICGMDCYYCPISRERRSSEAFYVDEEKICGMTTIIDEASMVRAEGASITGGEPMQRYDLTVKTIQLLKDVFGQSFHIHLYTSGLGATKNAIKYLDIVGLDEIRFHIVNDSIWKLIEYAVKNTAMDVGIEIPAIPRNDEEIWRVVLKADSIGVKFINLNEMEVSETNLDRILFRGYGIAENGKTVVGSMETAKRILAKAIQSDISIPIHLCPAQFKDSIQQRARMLRKARMCANIDDKVSEDGMIIRGDEEIEPRLDVCAPLLRH; this is translated from the coding sequence ATGGGCTCTGTATATAGAGTAGAGGGAAACGATATTATTGGCTATTGGTACAAAGAGCTCTCGAAGGGCTGCAGACTTTGCATGAAAGGATTGAAAATAGTTATATTTGTAACAGGCATTTGTGGAATGGACTGCTATTATTGTCCAATTAGCAGAGAGCGAAGATCTTCAGAAGCTTTTTATGTAGACGAAGAGAAGATCTGTGGAATGACCACAATCATTGACGAGGCATCTATGGTGAGAGCCGAAGGTGCATCTATAACAGGTGGCGAACCTATGCAGAGATACGACCTAACAGTCAAGACCATCCAGCTACTTAAAGATGTGTTTGGCCAGAGCTTCCACATACACCTCTATACATCTGGTCTTGGCGCAACAAAAAATGCTATAAAGTATCTCGATATTGTTGGTCTTGACGAGATAAGATTCCACATAGTTAACGATTCCATATGGAAACTCATCGAATATGCTGTAAAGAATACTGCGATGGATGTTGGGATAGAGATTCCAGCTATACCCAGAAATGATGAGGAGATCTGGAGAGTTGTGCTAAAAGCTGATAGCATAGGTGTTAAATTCATTAACCTGAATGAGATGGAGGTTAGCGAGACTAACCTAGATAGAATCCTGTTTAGAGGGTATGGGATAGCCGAGAATGGGAAAACAGTTGTTGGAAGCATGGAAACAGCTAAGAGAATCTTAGCTAAGGCAATACAAAGCGACATATCCATCCCAATCCATTTATGCCCAGCGCAATTCAAGGACTCAATTCAGCAAAGAGCTAGGATGCTTAGAAAAGCTAGAATGTGTGCCAACATAGATGATAAGGTCTCAGAAGATGGTATGATAATCAGAGGCGATGAGGAGATAGAGCCACGGTTAGATGTTTGCGCACCTCTACTTAGACATTAG
- a CDS encoding DNA polymerase subunit beta: MSYGYRRRVVYDESRWNILRKKRSSAIKMLETLSSCGIINPIVHGSVARGDVNERSDVDVALLRPYSPSLLELCIERQGYSIYSKKIVMPTPIHTPKLYIYLDPFEELIISDPLAELFPIEVEFYKFSGMVEYNDLLRDVRVVGVDKRLMLIEPVEDGHVETPVVGNEGYVAKKLRVSIEVVLDRVEALTKRVREGHTGLFIEYEVPINTDTEAYIEFLCRENSLFRDRVRDYGLCI, translated from the coding sequence ATGTCTTATGGTTATAGGAGAAGGGTTGTATATGATGAGAGTAGGTGGAATATTCTTAGGAAGAAGAGATCCTCAGCAATAAAAATGCTAGAGACCCTTTCCTCCTGTGGAATAATAAACCCTATTGTTCATGGTAGCGTTGCTAGAGGAGATGTTAACGAGCGCAGCGATGTTGATGTTGCTTTGCTTAGACCTTATTCACCCAGTCTGCTAGAACTGTGTATTGAGAGACAAGGCTACAGCATATACAGCAAGAAAATTGTTATGCCAACGCCAATCCACACACCCAAGCTATACATCTATCTTGACCCATTCGAAGAGCTTATCATTTCAGATCCGCTGGCAGAGTTGTTTCCAATTGAGGTGGAGTTTTACAAATTTAGTGGAATGGTCGAGTACAATGATCTTTTGAGAGATGTTAGAGTGGTAGGTGTTGATAAGAGGCTCATGCTTATAGAGCCTGTTGAAGATGGTCATGTAGAGACCCCTGTTGTTGGTAATGAAGGCTATGTCGCGAAAAAATTGAGGGTGTCTATAGAGGTTGTTCTTGATAGAGTAGAGGCGTTGACAAAGAGGGTTAGAGAGGGTCATACAGGTCTTTTCATCGAGTATGAGGTGCCGATTAACACAGATACAGAAGCCTATATAGAGTTTCTCTGTAGAGAAAATAGTCTATTTAGAGATAGGGTAAGAGACTATGGGCTCTGTATATAG